The following are encoded together in the Malaya genurostris strain Urasoe2022 chromosome 3, Malgen_1.1, whole genome shotgun sequence genome:
- the LOC131435493 gene encoding fasciclin-3-like isoform X2 has protein sequence MKKINVVSLLHIAIAACSALKVITNPESVIVSEGQRNVNLNCKTSGGEPIDFCIVKVPGVRAPFASSDRLPAPVQGITFYGEGWSKGSCGVTLASISPEHDGTFECTLSVSGQSYKRTIDIVIQGEVAPEPPVIEVSHNVNSRNGEFDYGKPLIVRCISRNGWPGAKLDWYLDDTPITSDLGAAFSETKDRRTTVQQFFRKPVAVNDNRKRLKCRAEHGSYPKGFLDTELPIKLRRSNGDNNNEILDGDQRNGPIKPLPVQMSISSDIQTSNGAFKIGSEMVVKCVSSDGKPAATFLWFLDDQLIYEGLSTPYSSKSSSGNVNAQQILQRVVLESDHGKSLICKARHPSGLTETRLKILTFR, from the exons atgaaaaaaattaacgtGGTTTCATTACTGCACATAGCGATTG CAGCGTGCAGTGCATTGAAGGTGATCACCAACCCCGAAAGTGTGATAGTATCCGAAGGTCAGAGAAATGTGAATCTGAACTGCAAGACAAGCGGTGGAGAACCGATCGACTTTTGCAT TGTCAAAGTTCCTGGAGTTCGAGCACCGTTTGCCAGTAGTGATCGTCTTCCTGCTCCAGTGCAGGGAATCACATTCTATGGGGAAGGATGGAGTAAGGGGTCTTGCGGAGTAACATTGGCAAGTATTAGTCCGGAACACGATGGAACATTCGAGTGTACGCTTTCTGTTAGCGGACAATCATACAAAAGAACGATAGATATCGTGATACAAGGTGAAG TTGCACCAGAACCACCTGTTATCGAAGTGTCCCACAATGTTAACTCTCGAAATGGAGAATTCGACTACGGAAAGCCATTAATAGTTAGATGCATTTCCCGAAATGGCTGGCCTGGAGCTAAATTGGATTGGTATTTGGATGACACTCCTATTACGAGTGATTTAGGAGCAGcattttcagaaacaaaagatcGTAGAACCACCGTGCAGCAGTTTTTTCGCAAACCCGTCGCAGTGAATGATAATCGAAAACGTTTGAAATGTCGGGCGGAACATGGTTCGTATCCGAAGGGATTTTTGGATACTGAACTACCGATAAAGCTGCGAAGGT CCAACGGTGATAACAACAATGAGATCTTGGACGGTGATCAGAGAAATGGCCCGATAAAACCACTTCCAGTGCAGATGTCGATCTCCAGCGACATCCAAACTTCCAATGGCGCTTTCAAAATTGGATCCGAAATGGTGGTGAAGTGCGTATCAAGCGATGGCAAGCCAGCAGCCACTTTCCTGTGGTTTTTAG ATGATCAACTCATTTACGAGGGTCTCTCGACGCCATACTCGTCTAAAAGTAGCTCAGGAAATGTTAATGCTCAGCAGATCCTACAGCGAGTAGTGCTAGAAAGCGACCACGGCAAAAGTTTAATTTGCAAAGCCCGACATCCGAGCGGATTGACCGAGACACGACTAAAAATCCTGACATTCAGATGA
- the LOC131435493 gene encoding fasciclin-3-like isoform X3, whose protein sequence is MKKINVVSLLHIAIACSALKVITNPESVIVSEGQRNVNLNCKTSGGEPIDFCIVKVPGVRAPFASSDRLPAPVQGITFYGEGWSKGSCGVTLASISPEHDGTFECTLSVSGQSYKRTIDIVIQGEAVAPEPPVIEVSHNVNSRNGEFDYGKPLIVRCISRNGWPGAKLDWYLDDTPITSDLGAAFSETKDRRTTVQQFFRKPVAVNDNRKRLKCRAEHGSYPKGFLDTELPIKLRRSNGDNNNEILDGDQRNGPIKPLPVQMSISSDIQTSNGAFKIGSEMVVKCVSSDGKPAATFLWFLDDQLIYEGLSTPYSSKSSSGNVNAQQILQRVVLESDHGKSLICKARHPSGLTETRLKILTFR, encoded by the exons atgaaaaaaattaacgtGGTTTCATTACTGCACATAGCGATTG CGTGCAGTGCATTGAAGGTGATCACCAACCCCGAAAGTGTGATAGTATCCGAAGGTCAGAGAAATGTGAATCTGAACTGCAAGACAAGCGGTGGAGAACCGATCGACTTTTGCAT TGTCAAAGTTCCTGGAGTTCGAGCACCGTTTGCCAGTAGTGATCGTCTTCCTGCTCCAGTGCAGGGAATCACATTCTATGGGGAAGGATGGAGTAAGGGGTCTTGCGGAGTAACATTGGCAAGTATTAGTCCGGAACACGATGGAACATTCGAGTGTACGCTTTCTGTTAGCGGACAATCATACAAAAGAACGATAGATATCGTGATACAAGGTGAAG CAGTTGCACCAGAACCACCTGTTATCGAAGTGTCCCACAATGTTAACTCTCGAAATGGAGAATTCGACTACGGAAAGCCATTAATAGTTAGATGCATTTCCCGAAATGGCTGGCCTGGAGCTAAATTGGATTGGTATTTGGATGACACTCCTATTACGAGTGATTTAGGAGCAGcattttcagaaacaaaagatcGTAGAACCACCGTGCAGCAGTTTTTTCGCAAACCCGTCGCAGTGAATGATAATCGAAAACGTTTGAAATGTCGGGCGGAACATGGTTCGTATCCGAAGGGATTTTTGGATACTGAACTACCGATAAAGCTGCGAAGGT CCAACGGTGATAACAACAATGAGATCTTGGACGGTGATCAGAGAAATGGCCCGATAAAACCACTTCCAGTGCAGATGTCGATCTCCAGCGACATCCAAACTTCCAATGGCGCTTTCAAAATTGGATCCGAAATGGTGGTGAAGTGCGTATCAAGCGATGGCAAGCCAGCAGCCACTTTCCTGTGGTTTTTAG ATGATCAACTCATTTACGAGGGTCTCTCGACGCCATACTCGTCTAAAAGTAGCTCAGGAAATGTTAATGCTCAGCAGATCCTACAGCGAGTAGTGCTAGAAAGCGACCACGGCAAAAGTTTAATTTGCAAAGCCCGACATCCGAGCGGATTGACCGAGACACGACTAAAAATCCTGACATTCAGATGA
- the LOC131435493 gene encoding fasciclin-3-like isoform X4 → MKKINVVSLLHIAIAACSALKVITNPESVIVSEGQRNVNLNCKTSGGEPIDFCIVKVPGVRAPFASSDRLPAPVQGITFYGEGWSKGSCGVTLASISPEHDGTFECTLSVSGQSYKRTIDIVIQAVAPEPPVIEVSHNVNSRNGEFDYGKPLIVRCISRNGWPGAKLDWYLDDTPITSDLGAAFSETKDRRTTVQQFFRKPVAVNDNRKRLKCRAEHGSYPKGFLDTELPIKLRRSNGDNNNEILDGDQRNGPIKPLPVQMSISSDIQTSNGAFKIGSEMVVKCVSSDGKPAATFLWFLDDQLIYEGLSTPYSSKSSSGNVNAQQILQRVVLESDHGKSLICKARHPSGLTETRLKILTFR, encoded by the exons atgaaaaaaattaacgtGGTTTCATTACTGCACATAGCGATTG CAGCGTGCAGTGCATTGAAGGTGATCACCAACCCCGAAAGTGTGATAGTATCCGAAGGTCAGAGAAATGTGAATCTGAACTGCAAGACAAGCGGTGGAGAACCGATCGACTTTTGCAT TGTCAAAGTTCCTGGAGTTCGAGCACCGTTTGCCAGTAGTGATCGTCTTCCTGCTCCAGTGCAGGGAATCACATTCTATGGGGAAGGATGGAGTAAGGGGTCTTGCGGAGTAACATTGGCAAGTATTAGTCCGGAACACGATGGAACATTCGAGTGTACGCTTTCTGTTAGCGGACAATCATACAAAAGAACGATAGATATCGTGATACAAG CAGTTGCACCAGAACCACCTGTTATCGAAGTGTCCCACAATGTTAACTCTCGAAATGGAGAATTCGACTACGGAAAGCCATTAATAGTTAGATGCATTTCCCGAAATGGCTGGCCTGGAGCTAAATTGGATTGGTATTTGGATGACACTCCTATTACGAGTGATTTAGGAGCAGcattttcagaaacaaaagatcGTAGAACCACCGTGCAGCAGTTTTTTCGCAAACCCGTCGCAGTGAATGATAATCGAAAACGTTTGAAATGTCGGGCGGAACATGGTTCGTATCCGAAGGGATTTTTGGATACTGAACTACCGATAAAGCTGCGAAGGT CCAACGGTGATAACAACAATGAGATCTTGGACGGTGATCAGAGAAATGGCCCGATAAAACCACTTCCAGTGCAGATGTCGATCTCCAGCGACATCCAAACTTCCAATGGCGCTTTCAAAATTGGATCCGAAATGGTGGTGAAGTGCGTATCAAGCGATGGCAAGCCAGCAGCCACTTTCCTGTGGTTTTTAG ATGATCAACTCATTTACGAGGGTCTCTCGACGCCATACTCGTCTAAAAGTAGCTCAGGAAATGTTAATGCTCAGCAGATCCTACAGCGAGTAGTGCTAGAAAGCGACCACGGCAAAAGTTTAATTTGCAAAGCCCGACATCCGAGCGGATTGACCGAGACACGACTAAAAATCCTGACATTCAGATGA
- the LOC131435493 gene encoding fasciclin-3-like isoform X1 gives MKKINVVSLLHIAIAACSALKVITNPESVIVSEGQRNVNLNCKTSGGEPIDFCIVKVPGVRAPFASSDRLPAPVQGITFYGEGWSKGSCGVTLASISPEHDGTFECTLSVSGQSYKRTIDIVIQGEAVAPEPPVIEVSHNVNSRNGEFDYGKPLIVRCISRNGWPGAKLDWYLDDTPITSDLGAAFSETKDRRTTVQQFFRKPVAVNDNRKRLKCRAEHGSYPKGFLDTELPIKLRRSNGDNNNEILDGDQRNGPIKPLPVQMSISSDIQTSNGAFKIGSEMVVKCVSSDGKPAATFLWFLDDQLIYEGLSTPYSSKSSSGNVNAQQILQRVVLESDHGKSLICKARHPSGLTETRLKILTFR, from the exons atgaaaaaaattaacgtGGTTTCATTACTGCACATAGCGATTG CAGCGTGCAGTGCATTGAAGGTGATCACCAACCCCGAAAGTGTGATAGTATCCGAAGGTCAGAGAAATGTGAATCTGAACTGCAAGACAAGCGGTGGAGAACCGATCGACTTTTGCAT TGTCAAAGTTCCTGGAGTTCGAGCACCGTTTGCCAGTAGTGATCGTCTTCCTGCTCCAGTGCAGGGAATCACATTCTATGGGGAAGGATGGAGTAAGGGGTCTTGCGGAGTAACATTGGCAAGTATTAGTCCGGAACACGATGGAACATTCGAGTGTACGCTTTCTGTTAGCGGACAATCATACAAAAGAACGATAGATATCGTGATACAAGGTGAAG CAGTTGCACCAGAACCACCTGTTATCGAAGTGTCCCACAATGTTAACTCTCGAAATGGAGAATTCGACTACGGAAAGCCATTAATAGTTAGATGCATTTCCCGAAATGGCTGGCCTGGAGCTAAATTGGATTGGTATTTGGATGACACTCCTATTACGAGTGATTTAGGAGCAGcattttcagaaacaaaagatcGTAGAACCACCGTGCAGCAGTTTTTTCGCAAACCCGTCGCAGTGAATGATAATCGAAAACGTTTGAAATGTCGGGCGGAACATGGTTCGTATCCGAAGGGATTTTTGGATACTGAACTACCGATAAAGCTGCGAAGGT CCAACGGTGATAACAACAATGAGATCTTGGACGGTGATCAGAGAAATGGCCCGATAAAACCACTTCCAGTGCAGATGTCGATCTCCAGCGACATCCAAACTTCCAATGGCGCTTTCAAAATTGGATCCGAAATGGTGGTGAAGTGCGTATCAAGCGATGGCAAGCCAGCAGCCACTTTCCTGTGGTTTTTAG ATGATCAACTCATTTACGAGGGTCTCTCGACGCCATACTCGTCTAAAAGTAGCTCAGGAAATGTTAATGCTCAGCAGATCCTACAGCGAGTAGTGCTAGAAAGCGACCACGGCAAAAGTTTAATTTGCAAAGCCCGACATCCGAGCGGATTGACCGAGACACGACTAAAAATCCTGACATTCAGATGA
- the LOC131435493 gene encoding fasciclin-3-like isoform X5 codes for MKKINVVSLLHIAIAACSALKVITNPESVIVSEGQRNVNLNCKTSGGEPIDFCIVKVPGVRAPFASSDRLPAPVQGITFYGEGWSKGSCGVTLASISPEHDGTFECTLSVSGQSYKRTIDIVIQVAPEPPVIEVSHNVNSRNGEFDYGKPLIVRCISRNGWPGAKLDWYLDDTPITSDLGAAFSETKDRRTTVQQFFRKPVAVNDNRKRLKCRAEHGSYPKGFLDTELPIKLRRSNGDNNNEILDGDQRNGPIKPLPVQMSISSDIQTSNGAFKIGSEMVVKCVSSDGKPAATFLWFLDDQLIYEGLSTPYSSKSSSGNVNAQQILQRVVLESDHGKSLICKARHPSGLTETRLKILTFR; via the exons atgaaaaaaattaacgtGGTTTCATTACTGCACATAGCGATTG CAGCGTGCAGTGCATTGAAGGTGATCACCAACCCCGAAAGTGTGATAGTATCCGAAGGTCAGAGAAATGTGAATCTGAACTGCAAGACAAGCGGTGGAGAACCGATCGACTTTTGCAT TGTCAAAGTTCCTGGAGTTCGAGCACCGTTTGCCAGTAGTGATCGTCTTCCTGCTCCAGTGCAGGGAATCACATTCTATGGGGAAGGATGGAGTAAGGGGTCTTGCGGAGTAACATTGGCAAGTATTAGTCCGGAACACGATGGAACATTCGAGTGTACGCTTTCTGTTAGCGGACAATCATACAAAAGAACGATAGATATCGTGATACAAG TTGCACCAGAACCACCTGTTATCGAAGTGTCCCACAATGTTAACTCTCGAAATGGAGAATTCGACTACGGAAAGCCATTAATAGTTAGATGCATTTCCCGAAATGGCTGGCCTGGAGCTAAATTGGATTGGTATTTGGATGACACTCCTATTACGAGTGATTTAGGAGCAGcattttcagaaacaaaagatcGTAGAACCACCGTGCAGCAGTTTTTTCGCAAACCCGTCGCAGTGAATGATAATCGAAAACGTTTGAAATGTCGGGCGGAACATGGTTCGTATCCGAAGGGATTTTTGGATACTGAACTACCGATAAAGCTGCGAAGGT CCAACGGTGATAACAACAATGAGATCTTGGACGGTGATCAGAGAAATGGCCCGATAAAACCACTTCCAGTGCAGATGTCGATCTCCAGCGACATCCAAACTTCCAATGGCGCTTTCAAAATTGGATCCGAAATGGTGGTGAAGTGCGTATCAAGCGATGGCAAGCCAGCAGCCACTTTCCTGTGGTTTTTAG ATGATCAACTCATTTACGAGGGTCTCTCGACGCCATACTCGTCTAAAAGTAGCTCAGGAAATGTTAATGCTCAGCAGATCCTACAGCGAGTAGTGCTAGAAAGCGACCACGGCAAAAGTTTAATTTGCAAAGCCCGACATCCGAGCGGATTGACCGAGACACGACTAAAAATCCTGACATTCAGATGA